One window of Xylocopa sonorina isolate GNS202 chromosome 9, iyXylSono1_principal, whole genome shotgun sequence genomic DNA carries:
- the LOC143427192 gene encoding acid phosphatase type 7, with protein sequence MALFVAIVLSSLVSTTLCNVIYYQPEAVHLAYGQSIHDIVVTWSTRNDTQESIVEYGIGGLILTATGNSTPFIDGGDEKQKQFIHRVWLRNLAPNSKYIYHCGSKYGWSNVFYVKTAPESTTEWSPQIVIFGDMGNENAQSLSRLQEEAQRELYDAAIHVGDFAYDMNTDNARVGDEFMKQIEGVAAYLPYMTVPGNHEEKYNFSNYRSRFTMPGDSEGLWYSFNVGPVHFIGIETEAYYFMNYGLKQLVKQYEWLEKDLMEANMPENRAQRPWIVTFGHRPMYCSNANADDCTNHESLVRVGLPVLRWFGLEDLFFKYKVDLLLWAHEHSYERMWPMYNFKVQNGSYENPYKNYKAPVHIVTGSAGCKEGREKFVPNRPEWSAYRSSDYGYTRMKAYNRTHLYLEQVSDDKEGAVLDHVWLIKDNILPSYNIDQLANEI encoded by the exons ATGGCTTTGTTCGTCGCTATTGTTCTGTCATCTTTGGTTTCTACTACGCTATGCAATGTTATTTACTATCAACCAGAAGCTGTACATCTCGCCTATGGAC AATCGATTCATGACATTGTTGTGACTTGGAGCACAAGGAATGACACCCAAGAATCAATTGTGGAATATGGAATAGGAGGACTGATCCTTACAGCCACAGGGAATTCTACTCCCTTCATTGATGGTGGAGATGAAAAACAAAAACAATTCATTCATAGAGTCTggttacgaaatttagctcctaATAGCAAATATA tTTACCACTGCGGTAGTAAATATGGGTGGTCCAATGTGTTTTACGTGAAAACTGCCCCCGAGAGCACAACAGAATGGTCACCTCAAATTGTAATCTTCGGCGATATGGGTAATGAGAATGCACAAAGTTTGTCTAGATTGCAGGAAGAAGCACAGCGTGAATTATACGATGCAGCAATTCATGTTGGAGATTTTGCATATGACATGAACACTGATAATGCTCGTGTTGGCGATGAATTTATGAAACAAATTGAAGGAGTTGCTGCTTATTTACCATATATGACAGTACCTGGTAATCATgaagaaaaatataattttagtaATTACAG GTCACGTTTTACAATGCCTGGAGACTCTGAAGGTTTATGGTATAGCTTTAATGTTGGACCtgttcacttcataggaatagAAACAGAAGCTTACTATTTTATGAATTATGGTCTAAAGCAACTTGTTAAACAGTATGAATGGTTAGAAAAAGATTTAATGGAAGCAAACATGCCTGAAAATAG GGCACAAAGGCCATGGATAGTGACATTTGGTCATAGACCAATGTACTGTAGTAATGCAAATGCAGACGATTGCACCAATCATGAAAGTTTAGTCAGAGTTGGATTACCAGTTCTGCGCTGGTTTGGTCTAGAAGATCTGTTTTTTAAATACAAAGTAGATTTATTATTATGGGCTCATGAACATAGTTATGAACGTATGTGGCCCATGTACAATTTTAAG GTACAAAACGGTAGTTACGAAAACCCATACAAAAACTACAAAGCGCCCGTGCATATAGTGACTGGGTCAGCAGGGTGCAAAGAAGGTAGAGAAAAATTTGTTCCAAACAGACCAGAGtggtctgcatatcgtagctcGGATTATGGGTACACAAGGATGAAGGCGTATAACCGAACTCATCTTTATCTTGAACAG GTATCCGATGACAAGGAAGGTGCTGTTCTGGACCATGTTTGGCTCATAAAAgacaatatcttaccatcatATAATATAGATCAGCTTgcaaatgaaatatag